A region from the Polaribacter sp. Hel1_33_78 genome encodes:
- a CDS encoding mechanosensitive ion channel family protein, translating into MQGKLEKVTDTIVQEANSILDYTFTFSKEISISLKGLLFVAVALIITAFVLKQIRRFITRKMPENDKVKFVSVFSYIRWVVFLAIFLIAMDASGVNVTALFAASAVLLIGVGLALQTLFQDIISGVFILVDQSVHVGDIIELEGKVGRVLDIRLRTTRAVTIDNKVLVIPNHLYLTNILFNWTENGTETRESLTVGVSYGSDVELVKQILLDVAKSQHKILKTPEAKVLFTDFADSSLNFQLIFSLNDSFETRFIQSDLRFEIDKKFRENGITIPFPQRDVHIFGSKKQSY; encoded by the coding sequence ATGCAAGGTAAATTAGAGAAAGTTACAGACACTATCGTCCAGGAAGCTAATTCAATTTTAGATTATACTTTTACATTTAGTAAAGAAATAAGTATATCTCTTAAAGGATTATTATTTGTTGCAGTAGCTCTTATAATTACAGCTTTTGTGTTAAAACAGATAAGAAGATTTATTACTAGAAAGATGCCAGAAAATGATAAAGTTAAATTCGTAAGTGTTTTTAGCTATATTCGATGGGTTGTGTTTTTAGCTATTTTTTTAATTGCTATGGATGCTTCTGGTGTTAATGTAACTGCTCTTTTTGCAGCTTCAGCAGTGCTTTTAATAGGCGTTGGTTTGGCTTTGCAAACCTTGTTTCAAGACATTATTTCAGGTGTTTTTATTTTGGTAGATCAATCTGTACATGTTGGTGATATCATTGAATTAGAGGGAAAAGTTGGTAGAGTTTTAGATATAAGATTAAGAACTACCAGAGCTGTAACCATAGATAATAAGGTTTTAGTGATTCCGAATCATCTATATTTAACCAATATTTTATTTAATTGGACAGAAAACGGAACAGAAACAAGAGAGTCCTTAACTGTTGGTGTTTCTTATGGAAGTGATGTAGAGTTAGTCAAACAAATTTTGTTAGATGTAGCAAAAAGTCAACATAAGATTTTAAAAACTCCAGAAGCTAAAGTATTATTCACTGATTTTGCTGATAGTTCTCTAAATTTTCAACTCATTTTTTCTCTAAATGATAGTTTTGAAACAAGATTTATACAAAGCGATTTACGTTTTGAAATAGATAAAAAGTTTCGAGAAAATGGTATTACTATTCCTTTTCCTCAAAGAGATGTGCATATTTTTGGAAGCAAAAAACAATCATATTAA
- the katG gene encoding catalase/peroxidase HPI yields MEHNKNGDISKCPFQSGTQKKTAGGGTSNRDWWPNELKLNILRQNGAKSNPLGEDFDYSKAFNSVNYNELKQDIINLMTDSQDWWPADYGHYGPFMIRMAWHSAGTYRVGDGRGGAGSGTQRFAPLNSWPDNGNLDKARLLLWPIKKKYGNKISWADLMILAGNCALESMGFKTFGFAGGRADVWEPEEDIYWGSENQWLGNDERYDTSDGDLEGHLGAVHMGLIYVNPEGPNGEPNPLKSAHDIKITFGRMAMNDEETVALVAGGHTFGKAHGAADPNKYVGTEPHGASIEEMSTGWKNSFGSGVLDDTITSGLEGAWTPSPTRWDDEYFDVLLNYDWELTKSPAGAHQWTPTKASKARMAPKAGDANSEQALMMSTADIALKMDPTYLEISKRFHKDHKAFEDAFARAWYKLTHRDMGPISRYLGPEVPKEELLWQDPIPAVSYNLSNSDISSLKKMILASGLSISELVKTAWASASTFRGSDMRGGANGARIRLEPQRSWEVNNPSELNKVLTVLEKIQSEFKETISMADLIVLAGTAAVEEAVRKAGHNMTVPFSQGRGDATQEQTDLESFGYLEPLADGFRNYMNSKLDVAAEGLLVDRANLLTLSIPEMTALVGGLRVLGANYDGSKLGVLTDNVGSLTNDFFTNILDFSVTWNATASEDKEFIGRDRKTGAMKFAGTRADLIFGSNTELRAVSEVYAQNDNKEKFVNDFTTAWTKVMNLDRFDLQ; encoded by the coding sequence ATGGAGCATAATAAGAATGGAGACATAAGTAAATGTCCATTTCAAAGTGGTACACAAAAAAAAACAGCTGGAGGGGGAACTTCTAACAGAGATTGGTGGCCAAATGAGTTAAAATTAAATATTCTGCGCCAAAATGGAGCAAAATCTAACCCATTGGGTGAAGATTTTGATTATTCGAAAGCTTTTAACAGTGTCAATTACAATGAACTAAAGCAAGATATTATTAATTTAATGACAGATTCTCAAGATTGGTGGCCAGCAGATTATGGACATTACGGTCCATTTATGATTCGTATGGCTTGGCATAGTGCAGGAACTTATCGCGTTGGAGATGGGCGCGGAGGAGCAGGATCTGGAACACAACGATTTGCACCATTAAACAGTTGGCCAGATAATGGTAATTTAGATAAAGCACGTTTATTATTATGGCCAATAAAAAAGAAATATGGAAATAAAATTTCTTGGGCAGATTTGATGATTCTTGCCGGAAATTGTGCACTAGAATCAATGGGATTCAAAACATTTGGTTTTGCTGGTGGACGGGCAGATGTTTGGGAACCAGAAGAAGATATTTATTGGGGTTCTGAAAATCAATGGTTAGGTAATGATGAGCGATATGACACAAGTGATGGTGACTTAGAAGGTCATTTAGGAGCTGTTCATATGGGATTAATCTACGTAAACCCGGAAGGTCCAAATGGAGAACCAAATCCCTTAAAATCTGCACATGATATAAAAATTACGTTTGGTCGTATGGCAATGAATGATGAGGAAACTGTGGCTTTAGTTGCTGGTGGACATACATTTGGTAAAGCTCATGGCGCTGCTGACCCAAATAAGTATGTTGGAACTGAACCTCATGGAGCGTCAATTGAAGAAATGAGCACTGGGTGGAAAAACAGTTTCGGTTCTGGTGTTTTAGATGATACAATTACTAGTGGTTTAGAAGGTGCTTGGACACCAAGTCCAACACGTTGGGATGATGAATATTTTGATGTTTTATTAAATTATGATTGGGAATTAACTAAAAGTCCAGCTGGAGCTCATCAATGGACTCCAACTAAAGCATCAAAAGCTAGAATGGCACCAAAAGCCGGAGACGCAAATAGCGAACAAGCTTTAATGATGTCGACTGCAGATATAGCATTAAAAATGGATCCAACTTATTTAGAAATATCTAAGCGTTTTCATAAAGATCATAAAGCTTTTGAAGATGCTTTTGCTCGAGCTTGGTACAAATTAACGCATCGTGATATGGGACCAATAAGCCGTTATTTAGGTCCTGAAGTTCCGAAAGAGGAATTATTATGGCAAGACCCAATTCCCGCAGTTAGTTATAATTTATCAAACTCTGATATTTCTTCCCTTAAAAAAATGATTTTAGCATCAGGTTTATCAATATCAGAATTGGTTAAAACGGCTTGGGCTTCGGCTTCTACATTTAGAGGTTCAGATATGCGTGGCGGAGCAAATGGTGCTCGTATTCGTCTAGAGCCACAAAGAAGCTGGGAGGTAAATAACCCATCTGAATTAAATAAAGTTTTAACTGTATTAGAAAAAATTCAAAGTGAATTTAAGGAAACTATTTCTATGGCAGATTTAATTGTATTAGCAGGAACCGCAGCAGTTGAAGAAGCTGTAAGAAAAGCTGGACATAATATGACTGTTCCATTTTCTCAAGGTAGAGGTGATGCTACACAAGAGCAAACAGATTTAGAATCGTTTGGATACTTAGAACCTTTGGCAGATGGATTTAGAAACTATATGAACTCTAAATTGGATGTGGCTGCCGAAGGCTTATTAGTAGATCGCGCTAACTTACTAACTCTAAGTATTCCAGAAATGACAGCACTTGTTGGAGGATTGCGTGTTTTAGGAGCAAATTATGATGGTTCTAAACTTGGCGTTCTTACTGATAATGTTGGAAGTTTAACAAATGATTTCTTTACAAATATTCTTGATTTTTCTGTAACATGGAATGCAACTGCGTCAGAAGATAAAGAATTTATTGGACGAGATCGTAAAACTGGAGCCATGAAGTTTGCAGGAACTCGAGCAGATTTAATTTTTGGCTCAAATACAGAATTAAGAGCAGTTTCTGAAGTTTATGCACAAAATGACAACAAAGAAAAATTTGTAAATGATTTTACTACTGCTTGGACTAAAGTGATGAATCTTGATCGTTTTGATTTACAATAA
- a CDS encoding peroxiredoxin, protein MATLVGKKFPDLNVDAMNDMGDTFKLNVLKEAKNKGKKVLLFWYPKDFTFVCPTELHAFEAALAEFEERNTIVIGASCDTPEVHFAWLSTSKDNGGIEGVSYSLLADSNRNLSSILGILDITNETFDEASQTIQVEGDNVTYRATYLIDEEGTVFHEGINHMPVGRNVNEFLRLIDAYAHVQSHGEVCPANWEEGKDAMSPNAKGTAAYLASH, encoded by the coding sequence ATGGCAACTTTAGTTGGAAAAAAATTCCCAGATTTAAATGTAGACGCAATGAATGATATGGGAGATACATTTAAATTAAATGTTTTAAAAGAAGCAAAAAATAAAGGAAAAAAAGTATTATTGTTTTGGTATCCAAAGGATTTTACATTTGTATGTCCTACAGAATTACACGCATTTGAAGCAGCTTTAGCTGAGTTTGAAGAAAGAAATACAATTGTAATTGGTGCATCTTGTGATACTCCAGAAGTTCATTTTGCTTGGTTAAGTACTTCTAAAGACAATGGAGGAATTGAAGGTGTTTCTTATTCTTTGTTAGCAGATAGCAATAGAAACTTATCTTCAATTTTAGGAATCTTAGATATTACGAATGAGACATTTGATGAAGCCTCACAAACTATTCAGGTAGAAGGAGATAATGTAACTTATAGAGCAACTTATTTAATTGATGAAGAAGGAACTGTTTTTCATGAAGGAATCAATCATATGCCAGTAGGCAGAAATGTAAATGAGTTTTTACGTTTAATTGATGCTTATGCACATGTGCAATCTCATGGAGAAGTATGTCCTGCAAACTGGGAAGAAGGTAAAGATGCAATGTCTCCTAATGCAAAAGGAACAGCAGCATATTTAGCTTCTCATTAA
- a CDS encoding co-chaperone YbbN, with product MVQELSQDNLAEIVSDNQKVVVQFSASWCGNCRIMKPKFKKLSSENEDVAFVIVDAEKFPESRKLADVSNLPTFATFVDGKFLNQTQTNKFDVLKDLVNQVI from the coding sequence ATGGTACAAGAATTAAGTCAAGATAATTTAGCAGAAATAGTTTCTGATAATCAAAAGGTAGTCGTACAATTTTCTGCATCATGGTGCGGAAACTGCCGTATAATGAAGCCAAAATTTAAAAAATTATCTTCAGAAAATGAAGACGTTGCTTTTGTGATCGTCGATGCAGAAAAATTTCCTGAAAGTAGAAAATTAGCAGATGTTAGTAATTTGCCAACTTTTGCAACTTTTGTTGATGGTAAATTTTTAAATCAAACACAAACGAACAAGTTTGATGTTTTAAAAGATTTAGTAAACCAAGTTATTTAA
- a CDS encoding cupin domain-containing protein has protein sequence MKVAKIISHFNLIEHPEGGYFKETYRSNGEIQSKHLGNEFDGNRNYCTSIYFLLTSDKFSAFHKINQDEIWHFYTGTTLRLHMISPNGAYAAVLIGNDFLNGEVLQFTVPARYYFAAEVLEKNSFSFTGCTVSPGFDFRDFVLPSCKELSKKFPKHKKIIKQLTHD, from the coding sequence ATGAAAGTTGCAAAAATTATTAGTCATTTTAATTTAATCGAGCATCCCGAAGGTGGCTACTTTAAGGAGACTTATAGAAGTAACGGTGAAATTCAATCAAAACATCTAGGAAATGAATTTGATGGAAACAGAAATTATTGTACGAGTATTTATTTTTTACTAACCTCTGATAAATTCTCTGCTTTTCATAAGATAAATCAAGATGAAATTTGGCATTTTTATACCGGAACGACTTTAAGATTACACATGATTTCACCAAACGGAGCATATGCTGCTGTATTGATTGGAAATGATTTTCTAAATGGTGAAGTCTTACAATTCACAGTGCCTGCTAGGTATTATTTTGCTGCTGAAGTTTTAGAAAAAAATTCTTTTTCTTTCACCGGATGCACAGTTTCGCCGGGTTTTGACTTCAGAGATTTTGTACTTCCCAGTTGCAAAGAACTTTCAAAAAAATTTCCAAAACATAAGAAAATTATAAAGCAATTAACCCATGATTAA
- a CDS encoding PPK2 family polyphosphate kinase gives MDLEKYEVTSAINIKDFSTKEVIEDSKKELKKVRKKISTLQDRMYAEGKYSILICLQGMDTSGKDSLIREVFKDVNARGVEVHSFKVPTELELKHDFLWRHYLALPSKGKIGVFNRTHYENVLVTRVHPEYIFGENIPGVRSLSDLNDEFYHDRMDRINNFENHLAKSGTIILKFFLNLSKDEQKNRLLRRLNLPEKNWKFSTGDLKERKLWDKYQYCYEDLLNRTSKQNAPWFVIPADDKPTARLLLAEILLKNLKKYNFKEPTLPLKIVDQIDDFKAQLNNK, from the coding sequence ATGGATTTAGAAAAATATGAAGTCACAAGTGCCATAAATATAAAAGATTTTTCTACAAAGGAAGTAATAGAAGATTCGAAAAAGGAACTTAAAAAAGTAAGAAAAAAAATAAGTACGTTGCAAGATAGGATGTATGCAGAAGGAAAATATAGCATACTTATTTGCCTACAAGGAATGGATACATCTGGAAAAGATAGCTTGATTAGAGAGGTTTTTAAAGATGTAAATGCACGTGGAGTGGAAGTTCATAGCTTCAAAGTTCCAACAGAATTAGAATTAAAACATGATTTCTTATGGCGTCACTATTTAGCACTTCCTTCAAAAGGCAAAATAGGAGTTTTTAACAGAACCCATTATGAAAATGTGTTGGTTACAAGAGTCCATCCTGAATATATTTTTGGCGAAAACATCCCAGGCGTAAGAAGTTTAAGCGATTTGAATGATGAATTTTATCATGATAGAATGGATAGAATTAACAATTTTGAAAATCATCTTGCTAAAAGTGGAACAATTATTTTAAAGTTCTTTTTAAATTTATCTAAAGATGAACAAAAAAATAGATTATTAAGAAGGTTAAATTTGCCAGAAAAGAATTGGAAGTTCTCGACAGGAGATTTAAAAGAACGCAAACTATGGGATAAATATCAGTATTGTTATGAAGATTTATTAAACAGAACCTCCAAACAAAATGCTCCTTGGTTTGTAATTCCGGCAGATGATAAACCAACAGCAAGATTACTTTTAGCTGAAATTTTATTAAAAAATTTAAAAAAATATAACTTTAAAGAACCAACTTTACCGTTAAAAATTGTTGATCAAATAGATGATTTTAAAGCACAATTAAATAATAAATGA
- a CDS encoding 3'-5' exonuclease produces the protein MNLDLKKPIVFFDLETTGINIANDKIVEISILKVFPNGNKESKTWLVNPEMEIPQGSIDVHGITNEKVATEPTFKELASKVNEMIAGCDLAGFNSNRFDIPLLAEELMRAGIDFDMKNRKAIDVQVIFHKKEQRTLSAGYQFYCEKELEGAHGAEADTNATYEILLAQLTKYKDIGNTVDALSEYSTHGKRADFAGFILMNEEDQEIFSFGKYKGRTVVEVLKENPGYNNWIQNADFPLYTKKVLRGIKERMSAPKNKMSDAEKLEALQQKFNLR, from the coding sequence ATGAATTTAGACTTAAAAAAACCAATTGTATTTTTCGATTTAGAAACTACGGGTATTAATATTGCAAACGACAAAATTGTAGAAATTTCAATTTTAAAAGTTTTTCCAAATGGAAATAAAGAAAGTAAAACATGGTTGGTAAATCCAGAAATGGAAATTCCACAAGGTTCTATAGATGTGCACGGAATTACAAATGAAAAAGTAGCGACAGAACCTACTTTTAAAGAGTTAGCCTCCAAAGTAAATGAAATGATTGCAGGCTGTGATTTAGCAGGATTTAATTCAAACAGATTTGATATTCCTTTATTAGCAGAAGAATTAATGCGCGCAGGAATTGATTTTGATATGAAGAATAGAAAAGCAATTGATGTGCAAGTTATTTTTCATAAAAAAGAACAGCGAACTTTAAGCGCGGGATATCAATTTTATTGCGAAAAAGAATTAGAAGGTGCTCATGGAGCAGAGGCAGATACAAATGCTACTTATGAAATTTTGCTGGCTCAATTAACTAAATACAAGGATATAGGAAACACAGTTGATGCGTTAAGTGAATATTCAACGCATGGGAAAAGAGCGGATTTTGCAGGTTTTATTTTGATGAATGAAGAAGACCAAGAAATTTTTTCTTTTGGAAAATATAAAGGAAGAACAGTTGTTGAGGTGCTAAAAGAAAATCCTGGTTATAATAATTGGATTCAGAATGCAGATTTCCCTTTATACACCAAAAAAGTGTTGAGGGGAATTAAAGAAAGAATGTCTGCTCCAAAGAATAAAATGTCTGATGCAGAAAAATTAGAGGCCTTGCAACAAAAGTTTAATTTGAGGTAA
- a CDS encoding glycoside hydrolase family 3 N-terminal domain-containing protein, which yields MKKRVLLLFLIAFVCTLQSQRIDPLRTRDFEAQEIWVDSIMNNMSIDEKIGQMFMVQAYSNLDEEHAIFISELITKHHVGNLIFMQGTPEKQAVLNNRYQALSKVPLMIGFDGEWGLDMRLKNTYKFPWNMTLGAIKNDSLVKEFGEHLGKHCKRLGIHINFAPVVDVNVNPENPIIGNRSFGESKENVTQKAIAFTHGMQKYGVMANAKHFPGHGDTAADSHHTLPLLNFDKARLDSIELYPYSKVFDAGIGSVMTAHLNIPSLEPNGTLPTSLSKNVVTNLLQQELGFNGLIITDGLNMKGATNYATSAEINLSAIQAGNDLLLIPQNVPASIRIIKQALALKTLSEERINKSVRKILKAKYWMGLNNYKPIEISGLQEDLNTIEDELLHRKLLKNAITLIKDSDQNIPLGNLEYKKIAYVKLGDDSGDHFVNMLKNYTKVEVISDNNLDGLLTKLKSYNQVIIGFHKSNKHPWKSYRFKNKELVWLQEIARNKKVILDVFASPYSLLQVKTFVNIEAIIVSYQNSKLAQELSAQMIFGAFKAQGKLPVSIGEEFKVGHGLQSYSLSRLEYTIPEEAQVSSKKLALIDKLADTILEEKMAPGFQVLVARKGKVIFQKSYGYHTANEVRKVRNSDMYDLASLTKILASLPLIMKAEEEQKIRLSASLQDILPSFKNSNKGAVSVKEILSHYGRLKAWIPFYKGAQDSFSGKNSSKFYRKKRNSKFNIEVAENLYISKFYKDSIYKYIREADQREKNGYKYSDLGYYLFKEALENTYHKPLNKLVNQKFYNSLGANRMTYLPLAKFNKSEIVPSEKDDYFRNQLLHGHVHDMGAAMLGGVGGHAGLFANANDVAKIMQMYLQKGFYGGRRYLKPETIGKFNTRYFSEKKVRRGLGFDKPQLNPKVKATCGCVSDESFGHSGFTGTYTWADPKSEIVYVFLSNRVYPHMNNTGLIKTNMRTKIQQVIQDAIID from the coding sequence ATGAAAAAAAGAGTACTGTTATTGTTTTTAATTGCATTTGTTTGCACATTACAATCACAAAGAATAGATCCTTTAAGAACTAGAGATTTTGAAGCTCAGGAAATTTGGGTAGACAGTATTATGAATAATATGTCAATTGATGAAAAAATTGGCCAGATGTTTATGGTGCAAGCTTATTCTAATTTAGATGAAGAGCATGCAATCTTTATTTCTGAATTGATTACGAAACATCATGTTGGTAATTTGATTTTTATGCAGGGAACTCCAGAAAAACAGGCTGTTTTAAATAATAGATATCAAGCGCTTTCTAAAGTTCCTTTAATGATTGGTTTTGATGGAGAATGGGGTTTAGATATGCGTTTAAAAAACACCTACAAGTTTCCTTGGAACATGACTTTGGGTGCAATCAAAAATGATTCTTTAGTAAAGGAATTTGGAGAACATTTAGGGAAACATTGTAAAAGGTTAGGAATTCATATCAATTTTGCACCGGTTGTAGATGTAAATGTAAATCCAGAAAATCCGATTATTGGCAATCGCTCTTTTGGAGAGAGTAAAGAGAATGTTACGCAAAAAGCAATTGCTTTTACCCATGGAATGCAAAAGTATGGAGTGATGGCAAATGCAAAACATTTTCCTGGTCATGGTGATACAGCAGCAGATTCTCATCACACATTACCACTTTTAAATTTTGACAAAGCACGTTTAGATTCTATTGAATTGTACCCTTACAGTAAAGTTTTTGACGCTGGTATTGGCAGTGTAATGACAGCACATTTAAATATACCAAGTTTAGAACCGAATGGAACATTACCTACATCACTTTCAAAAAATGTAGTTACAAATCTATTGCAACAAGAGTTGGGTTTTAATGGGCTGATTATTACTGATGGTTTAAATATGAAAGGGGCTACAAATTATGCGACATCAGCAGAAATTAATTTATCAGCAATTCAAGCAGGTAATGATTTGCTTTTAATTCCGCAAAATGTGCCTGCGAGTATAAGAATTATAAAACAAGCTCTTGCGCTTAAAACGCTATCAGAAGAGAGAATCAATAAATCTGTTCGTAAGATCTTGAAAGCAAAATATTGGATGGGTTTAAATAATTATAAACCTATAGAAATTTCAGGCTTGCAGGAAGATTTAAACACTATTGAAGATGAATTGCTTCATAGAAAATTGTTGAAAAATGCAATTACTTTGATAAAAGATTCAGATCAAAATATTCCTCTAGGAAACTTAGAATATAAGAAGATTGCTTATGTGAAATTAGGGGATGATTCTGGAGATCATTTCGTAAATATGTTAAAAAATTACACGAAAGTGGAAGTGATAAGTGATAACAATTTAGATGGATTATTAACAAAATTGAAATCCTATAATCAAGTAATTATTGGTTTTCATAAATCAAACAAGCATCCTTGGAAGAGCTATAGATTTAAAAATAAAGAATTAGTTTGGTTACAAGAAATTGCAAGAAACAAAAAAGTTATTCTAGATGTATTTGCAAGTCCTTACAGTCTGTTACAAGTAAAAACATTTGTCAATATAGAAGCTATAATCGTATCGTATCAAAACAGTAAATTAGCACAAGAACTTTCTGCACAAATGATTTTTGGAGCTTTTAAAGCTCAAGGAAAATTACCTGTTTCTATAGGTGAAGAATTTAAAGTAGGTCATGGTTTACAATCTTATAGTTTAAGTAGATTGGAATATACAATTCCAGAAGAAGCTCAAGTATCCTCAAAAAAATTAGCCTTAATAGATAAATTAGCTGATACTATTTTAGAAGAAAAAATGGCTCCAGGTTTTCAGGTTTTAGTTGCAAGAAAAGGTAAAGTTATTTTTCAAAAAAGTTACGGATATCATACTGCAAATGAAGTTAGAAAAGTTAGAAATTCGGATATGTATGATCTTGCATCTCTTACTAAAATTTTAGCTTCTTTACCATTGATAATGAAAGCTGAAGAAGAACAAAAAATAAGGCTATCTGCCAGTCTACAAGATATTTTACCAAGTTTTAAAAACAGCAACAAAGGGGCAGTTTCGGTAAAGGAAATCCTTTCTCATTATGGAAGATTAAAGGCTTGGATTCCTTTTTACAAAGGTGCTCAAGACAGTTTTTCAGGTAAAAATTCATCTAAATTTTATAGAAAAAAAAGAAACTCAAAGTTTAATATAGAGGTTGCTGAAAATTTATATATCAGTAAATTTTATAAAGATAGTATTTATAAGTATATAAGAGAAGCAGATCAGAGAGAGAAAAACGGCTATAAATATAGTGATTTAGGGTATTATTTATTCAAGGAAGCGCTAGAAAACACTTACCATAAACCATTAAATAAATTAGTTAATCAAAAATTTTACAATTCTTTGGGAGCAAATAGAATGACCTATTTACCTCTTGCTAAGTTTAATAAATCGGAGATTGTACCTTCAGAAAAGGACGATTATTTTCGAAATCAATTACTACATGGTCATGTGCATGATATGGGGGCGGCAATGTTAGGCGGAGTAGGGGGGCATGCGGGTTTGTTTGCTAATGCAAATGATGTCGCAAAAATTATGCAAATGTACTTGCAGAAAGGGTTTTATGGTGGAAGGCGATATTTAAAACCAGAAACTATAGGTAAATTTAATACACGTTATTTTTCGGAGAAAAAAGTACGCAGAGGTTTAGGTTTTGATAAACCTCAATTAAACCCGAAAGTAAAAGCAACTTGTGGTTGTGTCTCTGATGAAAGTTTTGGTCATTCGGGATTTACAGGTACTTATACTTGGGCAGATCCTAAAAGCGAAATTGTTTATGTTTTTCTATCGAACAGGGTATATCCTCACATGAACAATACAGGTTTAATTAAAACGAACATGCGTACTAAAATTCAACAAGTCATTCAAGATGCGATAATAGATTAG